The following is a genomic window from Labrus bergylta chromosome 2, fLabBer1.1, whole genome shotgun sequence.
tgaatagaaacacacacacacacacacacacacacacacacagagcagaaggaTTATCTCCTACATACAGAAAAATCTTTAAGAACGTGCACTGAGCTTGAGTGCAAAGTATTGAGAAAGGAAAGCATACTCCGTTGTAACTTAGACTAGCTGCACATAAACATTTATCTCACCATGtgactgtctttgttttgtcacTCTTTCACAGGGAAATGCAACGCTGCATCTCTACCCTCACTTTCGGCCACTCCTTGAGTTTAAAGGTGAgtcttttcttcatgtttcagcATCAGAAACGTCTTTTTAAAGTGCATGCTAGTCCTATGCTAAAACTCATTCTTGATTAGGAGCCGCTTTATGTGAATTTGCCTTGAATACTGAAACCAGcttgttttctcctctgctgtgtTGTTAAGATCAGCACCGCAGTAAACCCCCATATCAAGCTTACAAATAAGCCGTATACAGTGACAGCCGTTTGCTGTATGTATACAGTGCTGGGATCTCTTCTCTTTCTCATACAGCTGTCTGCTGTTCATGAGAGGAGCTGTTGGGATGTTTGGAGGTATTATGACTggatttcagtgtttttctcaCTTACTCtctttaaacacatcaaacaaatgATCACCAATGTAATGGATGCACCGTCTTCtactttaaataatgattcatATAGTATCCAGAGAGAAATtaagagggatagagagagagaatgagagaaacAACTCCAGCTCTCAGAGGGACACTGTGGAAAGCTCCATGCTGCACACCAGCTCTCTCCAGGCTCACCACCAGCTACCTGTGCTTTACTCAACGTCCTGCCAGTGCCCTGTCAGCGTACACTGCATCACTGCAGGGTCCCTCTTTGAGCTGGATCACCTTCTTTctatctgtttctctcttttctttctctctctctctctctctttctctttctctctgcagtttATTGTTCGACACTTATAACTGAATCCACACTTTCATTCAGTTCGTTTATCATATTCAGAATCAAACTACAATGATGACTGGATACTATACAAATCAGTTTAACATAGTTTAAGGCAGGggtgcggcccttgaggggattttttgtggcttgtgacttcaaatgaagaatcagaagattttggtcCGAGGCCTTGATTgagattggcacattatcttagttttctttttcatgttaacaagggctgaacaatattcctaaaatagaaaatgttcagtaacatgtatgttgttgttttttttaaatctacagcttttactattttccacatttttttgtaaactatgaaaaaaaacttatgcaaagtttttgcaaacaagcggactgttgtttaaccgtttaatgacctgagctaaatgcagaaagctttccttttattaaagggtttctttagcgagccttttgattctgatctacaaagccttccTATTTTTacaaactatattttaaaaaacaaaacctgtggcccgcgagcgattctaacacgacaattttggcccgcaaaaaaaaaagtttggacgcCACTGGTTTAAGGAAATGTATCAAAAAATtgtcaaaaagtattttttaagcCCAGGATTTAAaagatgacttttttttgggATGAAAGAAAACCCTGTTtcatcctttctttcttttttttctcttgttgttgttaaatcatctttaatatgttaaaaaaagaacttcAAAGGGTTATTTTTTCAGCCTGATATGTGCTGCCCCCATCTGGTCAAAGAATACATTATGGAGGCTTGTGATCTGTTAAGCATTACCAAAAGCATTATCATTATGAAGCATGATGTTTCATTTGAGATAGTTGCAAATGAGGTTAAGTGTTCACAACATTAATTCATCACCTCAGTCATAAGACCCTAACACTGTCTGCAGCTTATCCAGTACGTATTTGGTGATAGTTTGATGTGTTTACACGGAGTAGGCGGTAAGAATATGGAAATCATATTttaatatacaaacaaattcaATGTGACTTGATTAATAATGATTACATGTGCTGCCTGAGAGTCAGCCAAACCACAGAATGTAGTGTCTGAACCAAGAGCACGGTTCATACTGTAGGTCCTATATATGTTCTCTGTGCTATATGGGCACATATATGTGCTATATGGGCACCTGTCATTTGCTGAGTGTGGCCTCATTTTGAATGGTGTGCTGTCAGTTCACAGCAATCTCACATTAGTCAACTTTAAGCtaataaaaaggtttaaaatgtctctttaaaGCCCAAAAGACACAAGATTCTATCACAATGTATTCAGTTTGCCAGCCACAACAAGTAACAAACCAAAGTATTTATGGGGTGCACATGACAGGACTCATTTCTCCAGATGGAGCTGGTATCTCTTAACATTATACTGTACCCCTGGTTATTTTCCTGTATGGCCTGGTTACTAATTAAGATGAAAAGCCCTGATGTGTGTGGGTTACACAGGCGACCCAGCTAATACAAAAAGCTTGAGTGAGGTTGCTTTTCACATAAAGTAAGCTCAATTTAAAGTCACAGTGAGAAACCTTCAGTTTGTGCTGACTTTGCCCCCCTGTCCCCCATGTGGACGGAGTGGTTTCTCTTGTTTCTTTGCTGGTTTTGTTCCTGGAATGTAGAAGTTGTCTTGTGATTTCATATCACCCTCTGTAAATGTTTGCTGCGTCCAAAAAGGATCAATTCGTCTGACTCCATCCCCCATGGCAGTGGTTTTAGGCATTAATGATAAAAGCATAGAAATATGGATCTTGTCACATGAATATTCAGAAGCATCAGGAGTTATCtgtttcaaaacaaatacaaaactcCTCACATAGGAGCATTAAAACATGTCCTCCACCATGTGCTTTCTTATgactatttatttatgttattgcTTATCCCATGTCTCTCGTGATTTAAGCTTTCACTCTGATGACTCAACGCTGAGTCATTCTTTGACGTGTCAAGTTTTTACCTTTTAATTCAGAATCCTGCTCCCCTCCTGTTACATCTGTGCAAGTAGTTTCTGAGATGTGATCCCTGTTGAGATTCCTCTCACATGGAAGAAAGTGTGACATGATTACAGCACATTGTGCCTAGACTATCGCTCTCAGCTcgctgtgcagcagcagcagtgatcTGAAGCTTCTGGATGTTGAGGTGGTCGTGAGGAAGAGTCTGGGTGTGCCTTCTGTCTGAGGGGGAGGggagcaatgtgtgtgtgtgtgtgtgtgtgtgtgtgtgtgtgtgtgttgacagtttAAGTGTGGAGAGCGAGGGTTCACTGGGTGCGGACTGGGAGCGCTCACGGTATGGCTTGTGAGTCACACGCCCCATCGACAGCAGTGCAGTGGAGTCAGGAGGAGCTGCTGAGAAATGTCACAGCCGTTAGAGACGCCTCAGCCCCgacttcagcagcagcagcagcagcagcagcagcagcagctctacaccgcAGGCCTGACACTTGCACAACATCACCCATCTACAGCTGGAAATCTTCTTATCTGAAGCTCATCTCTGCCTCTGAAAATCCACTCTATCAGGAAATTGTTCACCTGTCACAGCAGCTGAGGATGACTCATCAAAAAAGCAGCGTTTATATTTATGTGGGAGTAGCAGCTGATTTTACAGTTTGTTCTCTTTCGGGATGTGCATGGAAGTACTTTTTAATGTCATTCCAGGCTTAGCATGAAGGACGTGTAACTCTGTATTTTTGTCTTAAACTTTGCAACCTGTTGTCATGAGGTCAGGCTGCGTGAGAGTTTTAACCTCACAGGTGAAATGTCTAATTTTGTTTGTATGTGGTTGTTTTCTATGCCCTTGCACTTAAGTGAAATGTGCATTGTGTCTTGTTTGAACTGTTTGTCCAACACGTTCTTTTTTTAGTCTTGGTCAATGCAGCATTATGGCAGCCTTTGCCCTTTTCCTCGTGTATGAGATCTCCAGCGTAGCCTTCTCAGTTACAGCCACTTGAGGAACTTAGCACGCATGGCAAGCATCGCTCTCTTCGcttcacttttaaagaaaaaaagcctgGCATGTGTTGTATTTCTTTCATGGGTTGTGTTAAGATGCAtgcatgtgtatattttaaatgattctgAAGAGGGAAAGTAAAGATTAGCAGCCTTCTAGAGAGCGAATGAAAGGATTTCTCCATCTAATGTTTGATGCATGAAAGCAACAGCCATCCTGTCGCCTTTTGCACAAAGTAATATCTAAATATTGCAAGACAATTGGAATATACTTCTAGGAGGTGTTGAAAGAAGCATATGCGTTGATGATGTGTCCATGCTGATGTAAGAAAAACATAAGGGAATGCTAATgtgctccagcagcagcagcagctttgctCTCTGCAGTACAATGATGTGATTTGTGCTGCCTGTTAACACCTGCCTCCTCCTATGAAACAGCCTCAGTCTCATCCCGGgcctgtatgtatgtgtgggGGATGTGGAGCAAAGATGAGGTTGTGTGTTGGTGGATGTGGGTGGGGTTTATTCTGTTCATAGTTGGTGTTTGTCTGAATAGTGATCCTGTTCTGGTGCTCAGACTCAGGGTTTCAGGGGGACCTGTATGTGGCTTGCTTTGGTGTCTCGTAACCTCACAGTGCGTTGCCTCACAGTCGTTCTTCACTGGCTAGCTTTATGTCCCACGCCCCACGCTAAAGCTGCCAGTTGAAGAGCTGTTGTGtgtgtaaccatgacaacagatCAGCGCAGAGGGAACtgtgaaaaaacacattagttattaatgtttttaagCTTTCGATTGGACATTTTATCAGTTAGGGTGTGGCCTACTGCCAGACGTTCTCCCATGTGTTCGTGCATCTACGTAGTACGATAAAGTACATGATCTTATCTCGGATCATTCAGTACATTTTGcgatttaaaatacaaatgcacACTTCCGGAAAAACGCAAGCATTGAAGTCGAGAACAGTTGAAAGTGTTCTTGATCTTTAGTGTCACCGTCCTCCCTCAGGGGTTCAAGTATTGACCGCACTGCGGCTTCCAGTAGCACACAGTAATACAGTCATTAGAGGTGACAGCTTCCTGCAGGGACTCAGCTTTtatttcatcatcagtgttctaTTATGAGTTTATCCCGAGGGAAGCACCTGCACACACgcactgtttgtgtttattccaGGTGTTACGGACTATCTGTCTGCTGAGATCTCCACCTCCAAACAGAAGAAGTTCAGTCTGGTTACATTTGTGGACACGCCGGGTTTGGTGGACGGGGACATGGTCTACCCTTTTAATGTCAACAGTGCCATCACTTGGCTAGGTATGTCTTTGCatctgtaagtgtcactttctaCTCTAAAGCAATTTTTGTCTCTCTAAtggatgtctttttttctttttttggtgcAGGTGAACAGTCTGATTTGGTGTTTGTGTTCTTCGACCCGATGGGTCAGGCGCTCTGCAAGCGCACACTCAACATCGTGGAGCAGCTGAGTGAGAAATGTGGAGACAAACTGCTGTTCTATCTCAGCAAGGCAGATGAAGCCGGGAAGGAAACGGACAGGCAGGTTAGTCCAATGATcatgtgtctttttaaaacaaatggaTTTGATCTTGTAAAAATTTAAGTTAACCTCAATAaaatgtccttgtttttttttctcagagggTAATGATGCAGATAGTCCAGGAACTGTGTCGCCGTCCAGGTCTTAACAAATGTGGTTTTGATATGCCTACTATATACATACCCAACCCACAGAAGGTAAGACTGTTTGCTTGCTTAATGTTTCTGTGATTGATAGTTAACATTTTGAGATTGTCTAGTTTGTCATGGCATCTGAAAAAAACTGTGTCTGCCAAGAAAAGAAAGTATCAAATACCAGGATGCACTTGTTTCACTTACCGGTACTTACTTGACTTTTATTTCTTACAAGCAAGAGCCTTCCCCCATATGACTAAGTAGAGAAACACGTCTCCTTCTTTAAAGCTTTTAGAGCAATACACTTCAAGTTTATGCATGTGGCCTCACTCCAGATGTGATTGGAACGCTTGTAATTGGACTGAGAATCCAATCCTTCCTTATGTATTTCCCATATGACTTACATATACATCCATGAAATGATCCTCATCCCTTAACTTATTCATACATATCCATTTTGtacacaaaaatacattaaagggatacttcaaccatttgcattaagctttgtatcgttagaaacctggtagtatttttgaatggtcgtgcatcccgccctcattttcccctgagatgggaaatctttgtatttttatgtctgaaaaggagcttccagtgatgcaaaaatcgtcattttgtgtcactggaagctgttgcggttagcggggtgaaactacaatgctcGTTCAACCTATTTCCTagttcgaccactgaagctacagaccaatcacagatcagtgggtgggaactcactcccagaatcgaaacgtaacgtctgccatattgcttggaagctatgctaacaggccgGGGCCACCGCTGGCCTCAGCAGCCGAGAAACAAAAccagcctgtcagcagcaaccgtctcgccgctatattgctatattgctggacggcgccggccgctgccagctcagcagcagagacataaTGCCTGCCTGTCGGTGGCGGTGAGGAcaaggagcccgggccggctcgagctggggtggactggtagtgttggtgctctcactgtttgcctatggacacagacatagagtctgttttctgccaggaatttccaaaaTACCGATTCcatctggaagaaatctctgaatcagttgaggaaacggccttatgtgttgaagtaaacatgtctctaaacctgaccttagtgggagtggcctgcggtgctgtgcattctgggatttggtgtctctCATCCACATgagtcaaaaagacactttctgccttttcacggccaagaaggcaccaacttcaaaatgtatttcacatttctactacatctatgacccaatgtcagtacagtTCATTTTTCagcgggtgaagtatccctttaataagTATCCCTCACAAGAcaggagcctttttttttcttttctttcttttcctcttttagaCGTCAGACCGGGTCTGATCTCAGGTCAGGATTTAAAGCTCTCTGCTTCCTTTGGGGTTGAACTGCCATTGATTGCTTTTGAATGTAAATTCTCCGTTCCAGGTTTCCTGGTGGCTCCTGATGGCTGGAACAGCATGATTAATTTTGCAACAAGATGAATGAGAGATTTATCTACTCGGGGGGGGGCAGGGGTTGTAAACCATGGCCCCGGATCAGCCaccttttacattttcagctcCAGTCTTGAATTATTGCTGCACCATCTTGTGATCTACAACCACAAAGCTCCACCACTGATGGTAGATTTGTGCGTTCCTGCAGAAGTCCAATTTATTCTTGTTGAGCGAGTGCAGCTTAACTTCCTGCAGAGTGACCAAAGCGTCAGTCAAAACACCCTCAGGATTAGAGTTAGAAGCAGCATTTGTTGTCAAAGCTTCCAGACCTTTCCTTTTTGAGATACACATCTGAACATGTTTGAACAATTATTCCAAAGaggatgctgttgttgttgttcttttcttttcattcagtcCTTTACAACttcaataaaataacaaatcGGTCCTTAGAAaacaaatgatgagaaaaataGAAACTCTCCTTTATGTTGTAGAAAACTGTTTTCTTGCTCAACAATATCAGTACAAACAGTATGATGGGTTTGGATTCAGAATGAAAGACAccagtgtttttctttgatcAAGTTTAAACCCTTTGGCGTTGTGACCAAACTTTATCCTTTAGTCCAGAAAACCAGAAGGATCTCAACACAAAGATACAccataaaataaaagtacacTGACGGTCTCTGCCCTGGTATTTGAAGGTTTAATATGGTTTTGTGATTATATATTGAATGTttcctttataaaaaaatcaagtaaaaaataaaataaatcatgcacTTTTTCCTGTGTTTTCCAGCCGAGCCGCTGTGTGAACCAGATCGATGGAGTGTGTCAGACCATCGAGAAGACCATAAACCAGGCTGTTCAGAAGACTTTGGATCAGCTGGAGAAAGACTGTGACCTTATCTGTTCCACGATCAGCAGCAGAATTGAGAAAGACAGGTTTGACTCTCGACATACAGCACGCCGTGTTTCACTGTGTTCAGGCTACAACTAAAGCTAATTAACCCTGATGCAAGATGCCTCCTGCAAAGCCGGAGATAAGAGTCGACAGATATTACTCTCTGCAGAAAATGTGATATTAAAACCAGATTTCTTTTGTGCGCATGCAGGGCTGACGCGACGCACAACAAAAGCGTCCGTCTTCACTCGTTCCTCTGTGGGGCACTGGGTATTGTCCTCCCTACCCTCTTCATCCTCAGCTTCATTGTGAACACCATCTCCAAAGAGCAGCTGGATGAGCTGCTTGGTGAAGGGCCGGCTCAGACGGTTTCCATCTTCACAGTGAGTCACACtggcaatatttttttttttacaccttacAGATAACGTCACAGTAGattgtcatttcatttcattgtgaACCAGGGTCTCTGTGTGTCTATTCAACATGTATCTCTCAGGGAATAGTGATGTTTTTATGGGACTGGATACCAGAAGATGGACAAGTTGTGTTTGTCCTCATCTTTGGAGCTTTTTGCTACCTTCTGCTGTTCCTAGCAAAGTACTTTGCAGGGTGAGTGTTAAagtacaaacagacacaaaactgTGTTATTGAAACACCAAACATAGATTTGCTTTGCTTGTTGGTTTTGAAGATGATCtgtccccccacccccccaagttcactgaatatgtttttaaactgttgatCAAATAAATAAGCCATTTAATGAAATAACTGTAGGATATTAGAGATGTGAACTCTTTTTAAAATTCTGAACCATCGATTAATTGAGGGAATCATCCTCAGGTGAATCAATGACAAATATATAAATTGAAGCACAACTTGTGATGGCCATTTGGTTCAGGACCAGCTTATTAAAGCAGGTTACTTAACATTAAATACTGATCTTAAATGATATACATCTTTGCCTCTTAGACAAATGTGTCAAGCTGTagatcacacagacacacactcacaaatacacagaTAATGATTCTTGAAATGCtgagtgaacatttttgtgatGCTCTTCATTCTCAGCCGGGGGAATAAGACTCTGacgaagaaggagaagaagttGATGGCAGAGTACAATGAATATATCCAGGACATCGTCAAAACAAAGAAGGTTAGATTTTATTCTACTATGCCATGTCTAATATTAGGGATGTAACGCTACACTGATCTCACCATATGATACGTATCATGACACTGAGTTTACGATACCATTTAATCCAGATTTTCTCTGATTTTATAaattttgtaaataaattaaattgatgTCAGGTTATGAAAAAATTAGgttatttcatttaattctctgccagtgaaaaaaacacaatatatacttttttattcTTGATTTGTATGTAATACTTTTGAACTATTCTTATTATAGTTACTAACAAAccaattcatatttttttctaataaaaaatgtatatgatAACGTCTTACGAAAGACCttttggaaaaatgtatttaacataaACAAAATACTTTCACTGAGCTCCTGAAGGCTCAggtaagacaaaataaaaagccaGTTGTAAATCTGTGCACTGCTTAGTATCAGTGACAATGGATTGCAATTTGTGGGCATGATTTTGTAAACTGTCCCGTAGGACTTGTTAACTGAGTGCACAGTTTGCAAAAATAGCAAAGTGTACACAGATTGCTTATCCATGTGCACAGTTTGCAATCctaaagactgtaaatattgggCATGTATcaacaaatgtttcttttatcttttcttaCCTGAGCCTTAAGAGTCTTTGTAGATTTTAGAACAAATCCCAAATCAGATAAATACACCTTTACAGTAAATACATCTATAGCACACATAATGAGAATCTGTTTAAATACACCGGTACAGTCTGTGTGTCCGACATTGAAGCACAGAAAGCTTTTGGAAGACACTGAACAACCGTCTTTTGATCGCCTAATATAAATGTACATCTTTTTTTGGGTCATTACAGCTGGCTCTAATGCGTTAATCATCGGACATAATCATTACATTAACAATACATGTAGTCATTTCAATATGTCTTGCCCTCGTTTGGGTGAGGGAAGTTTCCAATCTGCTTCCCAGcatattttattaatatgtTCCTGGTGTCTCGAGCTCGCAACATAGCGCTGTGCTTTGTGCTGCATCATGTTAGTTGCGCTATTTTGTCATTCATCTGTCTTTTGCAGtgttattatataatatatttttggTTTAATCGATTTATATTGTccatatttttattgatttttaaggTATTGTTACATTCCTTTAATATAGAAGTTGCTCATTTGTTGCTCAGCTGTTCATTTGTGATTTTGGACACATCTCACACAGTAAATTTTTCCTCCA
Proteins encoded in this region:
- the si:dkey-98f17.5 gene encoding uncharacterized protein si:dkey-98f17.5, which encodes MSGRKPRSVANPLESAITTPGERILKECHSLYVDSENGLVKIASSLGVCLLPPRKKIIVMIMGNHSAGKSSFINWYVEEHIQKAGVAIETQGFTFITSGRKRESLTGNATLHLYPHFRPLLEFKGVTDYLSAEISTSKQKKFSLVTFVDTPGLVDGDMVYPFNVNSAITWLGEQSDLVFVFFDPMGQALCKRTLNIVEQLSEKCGDKLLFYLSKADEAGKETDRQRVMMQIVQELCRRPGLNKCGFDMPTIYIPNPQKPSRCVNQIDGVCQTIEKTINQAVQKTLDQLEKDCDLICSTISSRIEKDRADATHNKSVRLHSFLCGALGIVLPTLFILSFIVNTISKEQLDELLGEGPAQTVSIFTGIVMFLWDWIPEDGQVVFVLIFGAFCYLLLFLAKYFAGRGNKTLTKKEKKLMAEYNEYIQDIVKTKKGKLYEWYLQQCAAEYDL